gttcgtaagtagaTACAACAATGGATGATcagcaattaaataatttaattaaatggtTAGATACATTTGATCTTCAAGCTCCTCATTCCACAGCAGAAGATATAAGTGATGGTGTTGCTTTAGCAGATGTCTTAGCTCAAATTGCTCCCGAGTGGTTTACTGCTGCTTGGAGAGCGAAAATTAAAACAGATGTTAGTTCTAACTGGCGATTAAAAGTTAGTaatcttaaaaaaattgttgaggctataatggaatattatatagaatGTTTAAATCAACAGTTATCAGGTTACATTAAACCCGATGCAACTAAAATTGGAGAACACTGTGATAACTATGAACTGCACCGTTTATTACAGTTAATTCTTGGTTGTGCAGTTAACTGCGATCAGAAACAACAATATATAACAAGAATTATGGGAATGGAAGAGACTGTTCAACAAGCAATTATGCAGAGCATTCAAGAATTAGAAAGTAATATGCATGGACCAAGATTAAGTTTAGGTACTAGCCTTAATTTTGAATCTTTGGATGTAGCTGATGGTACTCAGCAAAGATTATTAGCAGAACTTCAAGTAACTGTTGATATGAAAGAACAATTAGCACAAAAATGTCATGAACTTGATCAACAACTTTCGCTtttacaagaagaaaaagcagCATTAGtgacagaaaataaaaagcttCAAGAAAGATTGGATGAATTTGAAAATCCAGAGGAGTCTGGTTCTATCTTGAGATATTCTGGTCTTAGAAAACAAGTAGAAGCATTGAaagatgaattatttaaagtaGAAACATCTAGAGATGATTATAGACTAAAGGTAGAGCTATTAGAAAAGGAAGTATTAGAATTACAATCTAGGCAAGAAGATTTACAAAAAGCAGCTGATGAGGCTAATCACCTGAAAGATGAGATAGATGCATTAAGAGAAACTGCAGACAAAGTAGCAAAGTATGAACAGACAATAGAAtcatacaaaaagaaaatggaagatTTGAGTGATTTAAAAAGACAAGTTAAAATGTTAGAAGATAAGAATTTGGAGTATCTACAATCCAAAATAGATTACAAAGAAGAATCAAAACGGACTACAATGCTCCGTAATCATTTAGAACTTTGTAAACAACAACTTGCTGAAGCACATCATAAATTGGAtgaacaaacaaataaatgtGATAAACTTGAGTTTGAAGGGAAAAAAATGGAAGCAAAATTAAGCACTttacaaagagaaagagatagatTAATTGTAGAAAGAGATGctttaaaagaaacaaatgagGAATTGAAATGCACACAATTGCAAGCAGCAGAAAATATAGCAAAACCTACTACTGACAGTACTGTTGCAAATACGGAAATGATTCCtcttgaaattaaagaaaaactaGTTTGTTTAcaacttgaaaataaaatgttgaaaCTTAAACAGAAAGGAAATGAGGATAAATTACCAACAGTTCAAGCACTATTAGAAGATTCAGAGGAAAGATTGAATATACTTAGAGGTAAAAATCGCAAAGCTAATCAAAGAATAATTGAATTAGAAAATAGATTGGAAGAAGCATTAGGCAGTCAATCAAGCGGAGACAATAAAACTGATATCAATTTGGGACAAAAGATAACACAGCTACAAGACGAACTAGGAAAAATACAAGCAGAAAAGGAACGTTTAATTTTACAAGTCGAAGAACGGGAAAATGCATTACAAGCTCAAAAGCAGAAAGCTTTTGCACTACAGGAAAAGTTAACACGCAGAGAGTATGAAAATGCTGCACTAGAGGAGCGTTACAAAAAATATGTCGAAAAAGCAAAAAGTGTAATAAAAAGTTTAGATCCTAAACAAAACAATTCGTCTCCTAATGAGGTAGCTGTTTTGAGGAATCAAATTTTAGAGCAACGTAAAATTATGGAGGATATGGAACGTTCTTTGAAAGaatctaaattaattaaagaaatggaagaaaagttAATGATATCTGCATTTTATCGCTTAGGTTTAACTTGTCATAGAGAAGCAATTGATCATCGGCTTGCAGCCTTAAGTTCAACAAGTCAGGGTCAATCTTTCTTAGCAAGGCAAAGACAACCGTCTGCTAGACGGCATCCGCCGTATAACTCTAAATAACAactaacaaaaaattatttatattcgctgattttattttaattaatgtttaaatGACACTAGCAGTTGATCAATGGCTTGCAGCCTTAAGTACAGCAAGTCAGGGACAACCTTTTTTAGCAAGGCAAAGACAACCGTCTGCTAGACGGCATCCACATTATAACTCTGAATAACTactaacaaaaaattatttatattcaataattttattttaattaatgtttaaatggaactatataaacaaaatagttgaaattttatcagGTTCagcattatattattttactatattatcaagttttatttaaccaatatatattttattattttcttgatcattaataaaatatttatttgaaataaatttaaaatgttttaatctttataaatatattatacattcatGAACATACAacttattgtatatattgtatattacttATCTTTATGCTGTTAAAACGTGATTATCGAACATAATATGCTTACAGACTATATGAACCTCGAAATGCAATAATGTAACTTTGTATGTTTCTATTTCAGAAGAATTATACTAATACTGTGCCTGGTCATATTTATGtgatacattatatttatttagtaaatgTATGCTTTATAATCTTTCTAACAGACTGAAGCTCTTAATTccgaatattttaaagtataaaaatgtcTTATTAACGAAATCATATACAATGTatggaaataatatatttaaaaagaatggGGAAACTACTAAAATTAAgccaaatatttaatatactgcAGCAGACTTGGtatacaagatatttaaaaaaaatatcttaaatacgaattttataaatatatatacagtataaatatatacaaatttgtaaaacaacagaatgaaataaaagaatgaatttatgtatatgcataacatttctatttttgtctgatattttttatcattatgtacattatatttatttttaaaagaaatttactcgatatgaaaaaatatacatatattattatatacatatattaatacatttttctatatacaaGAATAGAAGAAGACCTATAGATTTTCAATACTTACACGTATTTGAATAGTATTACagcatttaaaaagaaatgtacaaaaatatttttgaagtatatacataaatgtaaatttctaaaaaaaagtatGTTTACATagatgtataatgttatataaactTTAATGATCATAATCAATCTTAATcatatttgttttttcaatacatatattaaatgtttgaCAAATATATTCTTTCAAGTGTTATTTGTCTTTTATGATGTAATTTGTCTATGTATGTTGATTGTCTactattttgtattatttgcttcatattttgcatttttattactttttgtatATCAGAATAACatctttgataataaaatattgcattgAGAAATTCCCACAGATTAAATTCTGGCCATAAAACAGTGGTAAAATAAATGCATGTATTTGAtatctgaaatttattaaataacaatgtatttagaaaagggaaagaaaaacaaagaattatCCTATAATCTTTAAACTTACCTGCCACATAAGAAAGTCACTAAATCTAACTTCTCCAGAAGtacgaattaataaatctgGATTTGGTGaataattagtatataaacagttggaaatcaaattttcatcaatATCTTCAGAAAGAATATCGCCATTTTGAACTCCTTCGATTACATCTTTAATAGCATGTGTAATTTCATCTCttgctaaaatattatatatggaagaaggtagaaaaatataaaagttaataatatttatattacattatataattgaGTGTAGCAAAAATaatgtttgatattttaatgtataaagGTTTTTTAAATACACTTACACGTATAAGCAAATGCAATATTGAGAAATCCTTTATTATGTTCTTTAGTAAGAATCATAGTTTCTGCTATCAATTCTTGTATATTTTGAGGTAATAGCGACAAATTACCAATTATACGGACACATAATCCatgttttcgtattttatccctatattcaaatatttgttacatggtattatatttacacaaatattaaataaactgtTTTATAGATAAAACATGTTTCAACATACTTTTCATCCAATAATCTCTGGAATTTTTGTTCTGCAAGATTTAAAAGTCCATTTACTTCCTCTCgtttccttttaaaattttcaatactaAATGCATAAAATGTTACTTCTTGTATACCAAGATCTGTACACCATTGTAAAGTTTCAGCAAACTTAtcaaatcttaaaaattataatttgcatttaatatacaacatacataaaatacataaaatagacaaaaataGAACATGAAAGCTACATTTAcatgcaatatttttttactagtACACACCCTTTTGTATGtccttctattttttctattcCATTTTTACTTGCATAGCGTCTATTACCATCCATTATAAATGCTACATGTTTAGGAATATGCCCAGttcttaaaattcttatagCCAAACGTTGAAACCAATTTAGAGTATTGTCTCTTATCCATGACATTGTTCACAGTTTCAAGTACAATATTTAAAGTCCTAAccaaattattttccaatagtaataaataagatatgtTAAAAAGAGATTTCTCTATATAAAagttgataaatattatacatatttaaattatataattttaatatttacatataatttaaactAATTTTACATGTTTagccattttttaaatctttaatatatGTTGTCATAATATCTCATAAATCGAATGATGTGtatgatttaatataaatttgtaactgtgtaatttttaataataatagtgtTAAATAATACTTAACAATATGTcatgttttatgaaaaaataatactaaaatcaTCATTCTATTGACACGTCGACATTTAACCGTATTAGAATTTTGGAACACATTTATCGTCttcaaaaattataacaatttgttacataatattctttatttttgtaggatatatatcaatataatagTTCACATCCATTAGCATTTTTTCGAGAATTCTAAAAACTTTCGAAAAATTACATACGTGGTAttgcatacatacatacacatatattcacatacattACACaaatgtgtatatacatatcgtTACACATCGATATTTCGAGTTTATTCGAGTTACCTAGCATCCATCTTGAAGTTTTAGCTTTTGTGAAAAAATGCACATTATGTTTTTATTCCTcttaaatatatgtaagtatttaaatatatataataatatcaaataataatattttaattagttttgtttaaaaaaaatacaagcaGAATTCGATTTCATAATGCATGAAAATTTctgttatatcatattacaaaataagtgcaaaaatattatcatagTATTAAAGCAGTGatatgattaaaattaaaaaattaatttaacacgTTCATGTCCTACAGCggtatacaaaatttaaataaaacatagtAAGAATTATATAAGGACATTATCATCCTTTTATTAACAGCAATTTTCATGgtcattatttattgtttaactCGAATCGCTGTAGAATTATGAAAGTTGtgttttaagtaaaaatttctttccattcCTCTACCAAAgactataattaataataattaattcatatttattaacatataataacAACAACGATAACAAACTTCATTTGATAACCTACTTTAGTTTATGTTACCTTTAAATCAAGATTGTctgcttttttttatatttcttacaattGCGGTTACCGTcactgtatttttaatttcaaataaaccgCGTTACATGGTGCAGATATCATCCATAAATGCGTTTTATCGTAATGAAAACTTCGAACATATCAAATTAAGGTCTATGATAGTAACGTGAAAATTACTTATCTAATTTCACCCTTTATTGAAATgtgaaagagaagaggaaagtGTTTCGTTATCCTAAAGCGgtacaaatgaaaataaaattatacaggGTTTTGGGAAACAAGTTACGTTCCTGAATAATATGGTACGTTGTGTCGACAATCGGATAGAGGGGGGGACTACTTTCCGTTGAGGAGGAGAGCGTGCGTGTGCGTCTCGCGGTCGAGACCTCGcaagagaaaatgaaatctaAAATGGTTACTACCGCGCTATGACCCTAAAAAGCaaatgtttctctttctctgtgaGTGAATAATAAACGATTGATCATTCGAAATGGAGGGCAGCGTAACGAAGAACGAGACTGCAATAGCACCAGGTAAAGAATGGGAGCGATAAGCGCCCTTACTATCCGCAACGAAGCGAGGCGTGCGGTTCATTCCTAAACAGCGTTCTTTCTTACAGAGTTGTACTTCCTAATTGCTAAATTCTTAGCGGCGGGACCTTGTCGCGAAGCAGCAGACgtaagtattattaaattaaaatccatgAAATTTCGTTGTAACATATTATGATGAACAACGTACGTTCTAGGTGTTGAAGCGTGAATTGGAGCGAGCTAAGGTAAGACGATTGGTCTGAGTTGACGTTTTGCCGGGGTGACACTATACATACCCATCGGCTCCACATGGTTTGCACGTGGTTTCTGCTTGTCAAAACATTAGATTTTCAAGGTCGGCGACCTTGACGTTCGACAAATTGGCACAATTTTATCTCGAGtgtgatcgatcgatcgatcgacttatttttatgattttttaatttttttataggtTTTACCGCAAAGACTAGATTGGGGAGGGCATGTACATAATCAAACCTTTGAAGAGTTGGTAAGtaagattaatatttcaggaaggaattttattttgtgtataataattcatcatatatgatgaaataaataggttatttttcgaaataacaTTATGATAAAGTTTTGTTACGTCGTAAGCTAGTCAAATGTCAATGTATCAAGTACCCCTAATAGGGTGCTACCCCTTTTCTGTCCCACTCCTCAACCCTTCTTCCTCCTCCACTTCTCTGATCCTATGTTGCTGTTGCACAAGATTCTCCCACCATATTGCTTTCAACCAATAAGCATTAACTTCCGGCCATCTTGCATGCACTGATCAATGAATATATCTCATACTCAGACCTTATTTATAGAAACTAGTATCGTGTGACGAGTGGGCTATTCGGATTGGCTGCGTTTGCTTGTTTGTCTTCTGATTGGTTACAAATAGGAACTACTTTAgattacttaaaattcaattaatagtGCGAACTAGTTTTATTGCAAAACTTAATTATCATCTTTCtcttcatatatataatatctgtGATCTAAATATTTGGATATCCTAAAATGCATATAATgattgtattatattgtatgATCGTATATATTTGTGAtgatgttttattataaaataggaTATGAAAAGATAGTTCTGAAAACATTCAAATGTTttaggaaaagaaatattctcatATTGGATCAAatcatttattacaaatatgtgCCAGAATTGGACCAGTATTGGAAAAAGAGGTACCGCCATGCATACCAGGAGCGATATCTCTTCTAGGAGCTGGCAGACAATCTTTGTTACGTACACACGAAGGTaaagtaaaagatataaatatgtttaagtaattattgaaattatttgactTTTGGCATGAATATCTTAAATTTGTTGTAGATGTCCAACGTCAAGTGCATGGcattatttcatattctggCAGACTAGGTGGAAAACCATTTTTGGCTTCACCTTATAGTTTATCAGTGCCTAATATAggtaaatcaaatatttatttgtttaggTTTGTTACATAAATGTTGCAAATATCAACCATTTTTTTCAGTACATAAAGCATTTTATTGTTATgttacttcttttttatatagtacATGTACTTCAGGGAAGGGAGAATTCAGGGCCTCTAGGTCGAAGAGAGGCAATACCAACAaagttttacaataaaatgcAGTTGTATAGACACACATTAGGACATTTATCTGCAGTATATTGTGTTCTTTTTGATCGCACtgggaaatatataataactgGTGCAGATGATTTACTTGTTAAAGTATGGAGTTCTATTGATGGGCGATTATTAGCAACTTTTCGAGGAGCATCTGCTGAAATTATGGATATTGCagtaaattttgataatacTTTACTTGCTGCTGGTAGCCTAGATCGAATATTAAGAGTTTGGTGTTTTCAAACAATGTCTCCTGTAAGTTgattagaatatta
Above is a genomic segment from Bombus pascuorum chromosome 9, iyBomPasc1.1, whole genome shotgun sequence containing:
- the LOC132910545 gene encoding dehydrodolichyl diphosphate synthase complex subunit DHDDS, which gives rise to MSWIRDNTLNWFQRLAIRILRTGHIPKHVAFIMDGNRRYASKNGIEKIEGHTKGFDKFAETLQWCTDLGIQEVTFYAFSIENFKRKREEVNGLLNLAEQKFQRLLDEKDKIRKHGLCVRIIGNLSLLPQNIQELIAETMILTKEHNKGFLNIAFAYTSRDEITHAIKDVIEGVQNGDILSEDIDENLISNCLYTNYSPNPDLLIRTSGEVRFSDFLMWQISNTCIYFTTVLWPEFNLWEFLNAIFYYQRCYSDIQKVIKMQNMKQIIQNSRQSTYIDKLHHKRQITLERIYLSNI
- the LOC132910542 gene encoding protein Hook homolog 3 translates to MDDQQLNNLIKWLDTFDLQAPHSTAEDISDGVALADVLAQIAPEWFTAAWRAKIKTDVSSNWRLKVSNLKKIVEAIMEYYIECLNQQLSGYIKPDATKIGEHCDNYELHRLLQLILGCAVNCDQKQQYITRIMGMEETVQQAIMQSIQELESNMHGPRLSLGTSLNFESLDVADGTQQRLLAELQVTVDMKEQLAQKCHELDQQLSLLQEEKAALVTENKKLQERLDEFENPEESGSILRYSGLRKQVEALKDELFKVETSRDDYRLKVELLEKEVLELQSRQEDLQKAADEANHLKDEIDALRETADKVAKYEQTIESYKKKMEDLSDLKRQVKMLEDKNLEYLQSKIDYKEESKRTTMLRNHLELCKQQLAEAHHKLDEQTNKCDKLEFEGKKMEAKLSTLQRERDRLIVERDALKETNEELKCTQLQAAENIAKPTTDSTVANTEMIPLEIKEKLVCLQLENKMLKLKQKGNEDKLPTVQALLEDSEERLNILRGKNRKANQRIIELENRLEEALGSQSSGDNKTDINLGQKITQLQDELGKIQAEKERLILQVEERENALQAQKQKAFALQEKLTRREYENAALEERYKKYVEKAKSVIKSLDPKQNNSSPNEVAVLRNQILEQRKIMEDMERSLKESKLIKEMEEKLMISAFYRLGLTCHREAIDHRLAALSSTSQGQSFLARQRQPSARRHPPYNSK